The stretch of DNA GCAATTCAAGGTGCCAGGGGTTGACGTTTCTGCGCTGATGGAAGCCAGGCGCAAGGACATTGAGGCACTGACGGAGGTCAACAAGATCGCACTGCAGAGTTCGCAAACCATGGCGCAGAAGCAGGTCGAGATTCTCCAAAAAACCATGGAAGAGCTGACGCAAGCGGTTGCCGCCGGCAAACCGTTGGAGAACGCCGCCAAGCAAGGTGAACTGGTGCAGCACGCCGTGGAGAAGGCATTGACCTACATGCGTGAGCTTGCCGAAGTGGCACGCACGGCACAAACCGAAGCCCTTGATGTAATACACAAGCGCGCTCAGGAGAACATGCGAGAGTTGACCAGCTGGGTGCAATCCAAGAAGTAGGGTTGCATTCAAAGCGTGGCGGATGGCGCCCGCCATCGCATCCGCCAGTCTCTCCCTCGCCGCGGGCGGCACGTTAGGTGGGCGGCTTCCCGAGGATCGGGAACTCGGGGGCGGCGAGTCATGGGCCCGCTCGAGCGAGTTCGCTTATATCCAGAAAGGAGTGTACTGGCAGTTTGGATTTGGACTCGTGGCCCAAGTCCAGGTGGTTGACTGGATAAGCGCTGCCAAATGAGCACCAGTCGGAACGGCCAACCGACACTGAAGGAACCGGTCGCTTACGTGGACCTAAGCAGTGCGCGGCTTCGGCGTCCCGGGGCATCGACCGCATCAGGGATGGCGTGAAGGGAGGTGAGCTCACGACTGGCATCTCTTCTTGTCCGAGACCGGCAAGCACGTCGCGGCGCTCGACGCTGTCGAAGATTGAGTGCAGTAAAAACTGCACGATCAGCGCTTGGAAGCGGGGTCCTTCAACAGTGGCCCAGCGTCGAGTTCTCTTCTTTTTCGGCTTAGCCTGTGTCGCGACCGCGTGCGCGCCGGTGCAGGTCCAAACCGTTCGGTATTCGGATCCTCCGCCGCAAATCGGCACGATATCGACCCAGATCCAGATTCTGTTGATGGAACCGCAGGTCCCACACGTCAAGCTGGGTGAAGTTCTCGTTTACGCGCCTGGGAACGCCTCCCGCGAACAGCTCGAAGCCAACATCAAGAGCGGTCCGGCGAACCTCGGGGCGGACGCCGCCTGGATCGTGCGCGACGACACGAGGCTGCTCCCGGTTGTCTACGTTGATCCCTGGTGGGGCCCCGTCGCCAGCAGTACAGGCAGTGCGCGGCGTCTTGTCGCGATCGCAATCAAGTTTCAGCAAGCAGCGGGCATCCCGTGCCCGACGTGCATCCACCGATGAGACTCCATGAATCCATTCCGCACTTACTCTACCGGTATGCAGGCAGTCGGGGGGGCTTCCTCGCGATCTGTGCAGCGTTGGCCTTTGCCGGCAGGATGAGCGCTGCCTATCCGGTTACGGCCATGGTCATCCCGGCGTCGCTCATGCGGCGGACGAAGGGCGGTCAATCCAGACAGACTGCGACCGCGAGATCGCACGGTCGCAGTCGGCCACTTTCGATCCATTGATCGACCTAGCGTGCTTGCCGGAAAGCTGCCGTTGCACCCACGTCGAGCAATCACACCGCTGTGCACCCGGAGTCACGACGAACTGGGGTAAAGAAATACAACAGCTCGTGCTGTGGGCCATCAGGCGACAACTTCTGCGCCCGGTCGGGCGACCCTTCAGGCAGCAAGCGGTTCGCGATTCCTGTCAACACAAAATTCTCCATTGATCATGGCTGATGGAGAGTGAATGGGCGTCGAGCCCAGTCGGCGTCGGTTGTACTTGCGCCCTTCCTACGCCACGGTCCAATGAAGATCTCAGTCGCTCATTACGACAGAGCCCCTCTCAGCGCGCTCACCTTCAGGCGCCTCTTGTGGTCGGTCAACAGGCCCAGCGTACGCTCGACATAACGCTTCGAAGAGAGCTCATCAGCGATGTACCTATTCAGGAGGTCCAACCACCGGCGATGGATACCGCAATTGGCGGTGAGACCCTCGTCGGCTAGGGGGCAATCTGGGCACCGTGTCCGCGCTGCCTGTGCGGACACAGCCTTCTTTTGCCAAGCCTGTCGGTAGCGCTCCG from Betaproteobacteria bacterium encodes:
- the phaP gene encoding TIGR01841 family phasin (Members of this family are phasins (small proteins associated with inclusions such as PHA granules). Note that several different families of phasins have been named PhaP despite very little sequence similarity to each other.), which translates into the protein MEKHTPQPIDIAKIFEQFKVPGVDVSALMEARRKDIEALTEVNKIALQSSQTMAQKQVEILQKTMEELTQAVAAGKPLENAAKQGELVQHAVEKALTYMRELAEVARTAQTEALDVIHKRAQENMRELTSWVQSKK